The Solibacillus sp. FSL R7-0668 genome includes the window GTTAGTATTAGGCTTACCTATTATTCAGCCCGAAAAACTACGAGGCTCAGAGGAATTGCAGCAAATTCTGGCATTAAATCCGGATTTGGTCGTAACGGCGGCGTTTGGGCAAATTTTACCAAAGGAATTATTAGATGCCCCACGTTTAGGCTGTATTAATGTACATGCCTCGCTATTACCGGCATACCGCGGGGGTGCACCAATTCACCAAGCAATTATTGATGGTCAAGCCCAAACAGGTGTGACGATTATGTACATGGCCGAAAAGCTAGATGCGGGCGATATTATTTCACAGCGCGCAATTGCCATTGAAGAGACAGATCATACTGGTGGCATGTTTGATAAATTAAGTGCTGTTGGTCGTGAGTTATTAAAAGAAACATTGCCTTCCATTATCGATGGTACAAATGCGCGTACCGTTCAGGATGAAACACTTGTTACATTTGCCAGCAATATTAGCCGTGAGCAGGAGTTAATTGATTGGAATAAAGACGCACGTACATTATATAATCAATTGCGCGGATTACATCCTTGGCCCGTTGCCTATACAAGATTGGAAGAGGCAAACTTCAAAATTTGGTGGGCACAAGTTGGGAAGACCTCGACAACGGCTGCACCGGGTGAAGTTGTAAAGATTGAAAAAGACCATTTCGAAGTCGCAACAGGTGATGGCTCGACTTTAGCTTTATACGATGTACAGCCAGCGGGTAAAAAACGTATGACTGCAGAAGAATATTTACGTGGTACGGGCTCGAAATTACAGATTGGGGACCGTTTTCAATGAGTAAGAAAAAACAAGTCATTTGGGATGGAAATGTGCGTGACGCGGCACTAACAATATTATTAACGGTCGACAAAAGCCAAGCGTACAGCAATTTACTCTTACACCAAACGATTGAAAAATATAAAATTGACGCCAAAGACCGTGGCCTCTTAACCGAATTAACATATGGTACATTGCAGCATAAATACACGCTCGATTATTATTTAGAGCCGTTTATTCGAGGGAAAGTCGATATTTGGGTGCGCTGGCTACTACGCATGTCGCTTTACCAAATGCATTATTTAACACGTATACCAGCACATGCCGCCGTAAATGAGGCAGTAGAAATTGCAAAACGTCGTGGTCATAAAGGCATTGCGTCAATGGTCAATGGGATTTTACGTTCAATTTTACGTGAAGGTGTGCGTTCGACGGATTTAATTGAGGATGCGAATGAGCGCTTAGCAATTGAAACAAGTCATCCACAGTGGCTCGTCAATCGTTGGGTAGAAAGCTATGGCTATGAGCATACGCGCGAAATGCTACTAGAAAACAATATCGCGCCCTTACAAACCGTGCGCGTAAATACAACAAAAGCGACGGTAGAGCAGGTATTAACGACATTAGAGCGAGAAGGTATTAAAGCGCGTCGTAGTGAATTTATGCCACAGTGCTTATATATTGAAAGTGGTCAAGCAGCTCGTACAGGTGCATTCCGTAATGGGTTAATTACCATTCAAGATGAAAGCTCGATGTTACCCGCTACGGTGCTAAATCCACAGCCTGGGATGAAAGTGCTAGATATGTGTGCAGCACCAGGTGGAAAAACTACGCACTTAGCGGAAATCATGAACAACGAAGGCTCGATTTTAGCGACCGATTTACATCCGAAAAAACTCGATTTAATCGAAGAAAATGTGACGCGTTTAGGGTTAGATATTGTAGAAACAGCACCACTTGATGGCCGAAAAGCTGCGGCCTTTTTACAAAAGGAAGGCTATGATGCGATTTTAGTCGATGCACCGTGCTCAGGCTTAGGGGTGATGCGTCGTAAGCCAGATATTAAATATACGAAGCGCGAAGAGGATTTAGCGAGCTTACAAACAATCCAATTAGCTATTTTAGAAAATGCCGTTCAGCTATTAAAAGACGGTGGACGATTAGTGTACTCGACATGTACAGTTGATCGTCATGAAAACGAAGGTACGGTACAAGCCTTCTTACAAGCACATCCTGATATGCAGGCTATGCCTTTAGAAAATTTACCAGCACAACTCAATGCGAAACAACAAGACGGGATGCTACAAGTATTCCCTCAAGATATTGGCAGTGACGGATTTTTCGTTGCAGCATTCGTAAAAAAAGGAGCGTCCAATTAAACTAATGGAGCAGGAACAATTAAAGCAATTTGATGAACGAATTCAGGATTTAGTGGAAGAAGCGGTAGACAAGCCAGTGCGCCGTGTGAAAAAAGAAAAGCCACAATTAAAACCTTCTATCTACTCATTACGTCTAGATGAAATGAAGGAATGGTTAACAACGAATGGGGAAAAAGCATTCCGCGCGGGCCAGATTTTTGAGTGGTTATATGAAAAACGAGTGAAAACATTTGAAGAAAT containing:
- the fmt gene encoding methionyl-tRNA formyltransferase, with product MTKIVFMGTPAFSAPILRMLHEEGYEILAVVTQPDRPVGRKKVLTPPPVKEEALVLGLPIIQPEKLRGSEELQQILALNPDLVVTAAFGQILPKELLDAPRLGCINVHASLLPAYRGGAPIHQAIIDGQAQTGVTIMYMAEKLDAGDIISQRAIAIEETDHTGGMFDKLSAVGRELLKETLPSIIDGTNARTVQDETLVTFASNISREQELIDWNKDARTLYNQLRGLHPWPVAYTRLEEANFKIWWAQVGKTSTTAAPGEVVKIEKDHFEVATGDGSTLALYDVQPAGKKRMTAEEYLRGTGSKLQIGDRFQ
- the rsmB gene encoding 16S rRNA (cytosine(967)-C(5))-methyltransferase RsmB, which translates into the protein MSKKKQVIWDGNVRDAALTILLTVDKSQAYSNLLLHQTIEKYKIDAKDRGLLTELTYGTLQHKYTLDYYLEPFIRGKVDIWVRWLLRMSLYQMHYLTRIPAHAAVNEAVEIAKRRGHKGIASMVNGILRSILREGVRSTDLIEDANERLAIETSHPQWLVNRWVESYGYEHTREMLLENNIAPLQTVRVNTTKATVEQVLTTLEREGIKARRSEFMPQCLYIESGQAARTGAFRNGLITIQDESSMLPATVLNPQPGMKVLDMCAAPGGKTTHLAEIMNNEGSILATDLHPKKLDLIEENVTRLGLDIVETAPLDGRKAAAFLQKEGYDAILVDAPCSGLGVMRRKPDIKYTKREEDLASLQTIQLAILENAVQLLKDGGRLVYSTCTVDRHENEGTVQAFLQAHPDMQAMPLENLPAQLNAKQQDGMLQVFPQDIGSDGFFVAAFVKKGASN